One region of Flavobacterium pisciphilum genomic DNA includes:
- a CDS encoding class I SAM-dependent methyltransferase produces MKKLFKLVLNTIPRPLLIRLSYVARPILAFTLKGDKFTDPIDGKSFKMFLPYGYGTQRNNVLSPSTLSLERHRLLWLYLNDQTDFFTAPKKVLHFAPEQAFYKLFRKQKNLDYTTTDLFSPLADVKADICNLPFKDNEYDVILCNHVLEHIPDDTKAMQELFRVLKPGGMAVLQIPQDLSRATTFADDTITDQKERAKIFGQYDHVRIYGRDYFDKLRSIGFIVIEEDYTNRITPELVEKYCLAKGEIIPLCFKQEN; encoded by the coding sequence ATGAAAAAACTTTTCAAACTAGTTCTTAATACCATTCCACGTCCATTATTAATTCGATTGAGTTATGTGGCACGCCCAATTTTAGCTTTTACATTAAAAGGAGATAAATTTACTGATCCTATAGATGGTAAAAGTTTCAAAATGTTTTTACCGTATGGTTATGGAACACAACGTAACAATGTATTATCACCAAGTACTCTTTCTCTAGAAAGACATCGTTTGTTATGGTTGTATCTAAACGATCAAACCGATTTTTTTACAGCTCCAAAAAAAGTATTGCACTTTGCTCCGGAACAAGCTTTCTACAAACTATTCCGTAAACAGAAAAACCTAGATTACACTACAACTGATTTATTTTCGCCTTTGGCAGATGTAAAAGCAGATATCTGTAATCTACCTTTCAAGGATAACGAATATGATGTTATATTATGTAATCACGTTTTAGAACATATTCCAGATGACACCAAAGCCATGCAGGAATTATTTCGTGTTTTAAAACCAGGTGGAATGGCTGTTTTACAAATCCCACAAGATTTGTCAAGAGCAACCACTTTTGCAGATGACACAATAACTGATCAAAAAGAACGTGCTAAAATTTTCGGACAATACGACCATGTACGTATATACGGACGTGATTATTTTGACAAATTAAGAAGCATTGGTTTTATAGTTATTGAAGAAGATTACACCAACAGAATAACTCCAGAACTAGTCGAAAAATATTGTTTAGCCAAAGGCGAAATTATCCCACTTTGCTTTAAACAGGAAAACTAA
- a CDS encoding TolC family protein, protein MKPIYLAFLFIGFTLFGQEPISKEFTYNEFLGYVKKYHPLVKNANLELSKAQANLMMARGGFDPKIEVDFSKKEFKDKEYYSILNSSFKIPTWYGIELKAGFDNNEGVYLNPENTTPNQGLTSFGISVPIGQGLFINQRMADVRKAKIQIKLSESERKLQAIAILYDASIAYFNWKKNFDEMKLYETYNNNAEIRLTAIKSLISQGDKPAIDSIEAGISLKNRQLSFEDSKLKLTKSKLELSNFLWLENNIPLEISENLIPEATLENSLQETLKTNDLLQKDISLDTHPKISALQNKIDILNVEKDLKQNMLLPKINVGYSYLSEPSYIDNYRFQDYKVGVEFYFPLFLRKERGSLKLAKYKLQENQFALALEKVQLTNKIIAQKTEITSLLKQKKLAKDLVENNITMLLSEERLFSFGESSLFLINTRENNLVSAKLAAIALENRFYISNSELFKIMANPD, encoded by the coding sequence ATGAAACCGATATATTTAGCCTTTCTATTTATTGGTTTTACCCTTTTTGGCCAAGAACCAATCTCAAAAGAATTCACTTATAATGAATTTCTCGGATATGTGAAAAAGTACCACCCTCTGGTTAAAAATGCTAATTTAGAACTAAGTAAAGCTCAAGCAAATTTAATGATGGCTCGAGGAGGTTTCGACCCAAAAATTGAAGTAGATTTCAGTAAAAAAGAATTTAAAGATAAAGAATACTACTCCATCTTAAACAGTAGTTTTAAAATTCCAACTTGGTATGGAATAGAATTAAAGGCAGGATTTGACAATAACGAAGGCGTTTATCTAAATCCCGAGAATACAACTCCAAATCAAGGACTAACCTCTTTTGGAATCAGTGTACCTATTGGGCAAGGATTGTTCATTAATCAAAGAATGGCCGATGTTCGAAAAGCCAAAATTCAAATAAAATTAAGCGAATCCGAAAGAAAACTTCAAGCCATTGCTATTTTATACGATGCTTCGATCGCTTATTTTAATTGGAAGAAGAATTTTGACGAGATGAAGCTGTACGAAACCTACAATAATAATGCTGAAATACGCTTAACAGCAATTAAGTCTTTAATAAGTCAAGGAGACAAACCTGCAATAGACAGTATAGAAGCAGGAATTAGTTTAAAAAACAGACAACTTAGCTTTGAAGATTCTAAATTAAAACTAACCAAATCCAAACTAGAACTATCTAATTTTCTTTGGCTAGAAAACAATATTCCTTTAGAAATTTCAGAAAATCTTATACCAGAAGCCACATTAGAAAACAGCTTGCAAGAGACTCTAAAAACCAATGATCTATTACAAAAAGACATTAGCTTAGATACTCATCCTAAGATAAGTGCTTTACAAAACAAAATAGACATTTTGAATGTAGAAAAAGATCTAAAACAAAATATGCTGCTGCCCAAAATAAATGTAGGCTACTCCTATTTATCTGAACCCAGCTATATAGATAATTATCGTTTTCAAGATTATAAAGTTGGAGTAGAATTTTATTTCCCTTTATTTTTAAGAAAAGAACGCGGGAGTTTGAAGTTAGCAAAATACAAACTTCAAGAAAATCAATTTGCTTTGGCTTTAGAAAAAGTACAGCTAACAAATAAGATAATTGCGCAAAAAACAGAAATCACTTCACTGTTGAAACAAAAGAAACTTGCCAAAGATTTAGTCGAAAACAATATTACAATGCTCCTCTCTGAAGAACGCTTATTTTCATTTGGAGAAAGCTCTTTGTTTTTAATTAATACTCGGGAAAATAATTTAGTAAGTGCTAAACTTGCAGCGATTGCTTTAGAAAACCGATTTTACATCTCAAATTCTGAGCTCTTTAAAATTATGGCAAACCCTGATTAA
- a CDS encoding DUF5103 domain-containing protein: MLKSILRKLIFVFVFTSAAAQVQSEITPPYNIKTVTFVQSGQNVVPIFELGSEIQLQFDDLFGNEADYYYEITHCNYNWIPSDIPKTDYLQGFDGQRITNYTNSFNTLQIYSHYKLSFPNPNTQLLITGNYILKILNEDREVVFSRKFIVYENLVTVPAQVKRSRTVSNIEYKHNLDFAIKSNTLNFQTPLQSVKVLLLQNGNFNTGIKNVPPQYTIGNDLIYKYNDETQFWAGNEFLYFENKDIRNAGNNVGKVDSSKDIYNSYLYTNQARGNFPYTNYQDINGNFVVKNINASNNEVEADYAWVYFTLSAPAFRLNKDIYINGMFNNYGLTPENKMEYNSEKGVYEKAIMIKQGFTNYQYQIADRKGVIDFENAIDGNFYQTENEYTILVYYRESSDRYDHVIGKGSANSLNIIN; this comes from the coding sequence ATGCTAAAATCTATCCTCCGAAAATTAATTTTTGTTTTTGTTTTTACTTCGGCAGCTGCCCAAGTACAATCTGAAATTACCCCACCATATAATATCAAAACGGTTACGTTTGTACAAAGCGGACAAAATGTTGTTCCGATATTCGAATTAGGAAGTGAAATTCAATTACAATTTGATGATCTTTTTGGCAATGAAGCTGATTATTACTACGAAATAACACACTGTAATTATAATTGGATTCCATCTGATATTCCTAAAACTGATTACCTACAAGGATTCGATGGACAAAGAATTACCAATTACACCAATTCCTTTAATACATTACAAATATATTCACACTATAAGCTCTCATTCCCAAACCCAAACACTCAATTATTGATTACAGGGAATTACATTCTAAAAATTCTGAATGAAGATAGAGAAGTTGTTTTTTCTAGAAAGTTTATTGTCTATGAAAATTTAGTTACAGTTCCTGCACAAGTAAAAAGAAGTCGAACAGTAAGCAATATCGAATATAAACACAATCTAGATTTTGCCATAAAATCCAATACTCTTAATTTTCAAACCCCTTTACAAAGTGTAAAAGTGCTTTTATTACAAAATGGTAATTTTAACACAGGAATAAAAAATGTTCCACCGCAATATACTATTGGGAATGACTTGATATACAAATACAATGACGAAACTCAATTCTGGGCAGGAAATGAATTTTTATATTTTGAGAACAAAGACATCCGTAACGCTGGTAACAACGTAGGAAAAGTAGATTCAAGTAAAGACATTTATAATTCTTACCTATATACTAACCAAGCTAGAGGAAACTTTCCTTACACAAACTATCAGGACATAAACGGTAACTTTGTTGTAAAAAACATAAATGCCTCAAATAATGAGGTTGAAGCCGATTATGCATGGGTTTATTTTACACTTTCGGCACCTGCTTTCCGTCTTAATAAAGACATTTATATTAACGGAATGTTCAATAATTACGGATTAACTCCTGAGAATAAAATGGAGTATAATTCTGAGAAAGGCGTCTATGAAAAAGCAATAATGATAAAGCAGGGATTTACTAATTATCAGTATCAAATAGCAGACAGAAAAGGAGTAATCGATTTTGAAAATGCGATTGATGGTAATTTTTATCAAACCGAGAATGAATATACCATATTGGTTTATTATCGTGAGAGCAGTGACCGTTATGACCATGTAATCGGAAAAGGATCTGCTAACTCATTGAATATCATCAACTAA
- a CDS encoding HlyD family secretion protein, giving the protein MLNISDNKTKIQPLDKYETVKNLSNRPHYKILNKIIIGTSIFGIIALFLPWTQNISGSGAVTTLKPNQRPQSIQSVISGRIEKWYVQEGDFVKKGDTIMYISEIKEDYMDPNLVENTKNQVNAKKHSLESYDSKVNTLSKQIEFIENEKNLKLEQAKNKVKQSLFKIKSDSIDLIAVKTQLKIANTQYNRSVQLNKEGLKPLTDVEEKRLKLQDVDAKIITQENKYLTSKNEYINSKVEINRITAEYSEKIAKAKSDQFTTLSNKFDTEAQVNKLENQYVNYSVRNGMYYIKAAQNGYINRALMAGIGETIKEGTPIVTIMPSEYDIAVETFINPIDLPLMSKGEKVRIWFDGWPTIVFSGWPDISYGTFGGKVVAIENFISENGKYRILIAPDPSEAKWPKQLSIGSGAQTLALLDTVPIWFEIWRTLNGFPPNYYKSETKNTKEKK; this is encoded by the coding sequence ATGCTAAATATTTCTGACAACAAAACGAAAATACAGCCTCTTGACAAGTATGAAACTGTAAAAAACCTAAGCAACAGACCTCATTATAAAATTTTAAACAAAATAATAATTGGGACTTCAATCTTTGGAATAATTGCTCTTTTCTTACCATGGACACAGAACATTTCTGGATCAGGAGCTGTAACAACGCTAAAGCCTAACCAAAGACCACAATCTATTCAGAGTGTTATTTCTGGTCGAATTGAAAAATGGTACGTACAAGAAGGTGATTTTGTAAAAAAGGGAGATACCATCATGTACATATCTGAGATAAAGGAAGACTACATGGATCCAAATTTAGTAGAGAACACCAAAAACCAAGTAAATGCAAAGAAGCACTCATTAGAATCATACGACTCAAAAGTAAACACTCTTTCTAAACAAATAGAGTTTATAGAAAACGAGAAAAACTTAAAATTAGAACAAGCAAAAAATAAAGTAAAACAATCTCTTTTTAAAATAAAAAGTGACAGCATTGACCTTATTGCAGTAAAAACTCAATTAAAAATTGCAAACACGCAATACAATCGTTCAGTACAACTAAACAAAGAAGGACTAAAACCGCTAACTGATGTTGAGGAAAAACGCTTGAAATTACAAGATGTTGATGCTAAAATTATAACTCAGGAAAACAAATACCTGACTAGTAAAAATGAATACATTAATTCTAAAGTTGAGATCAACAGGATTACTGCTGAATATTCTGAAAAAATAGCTAAAGCAAAAAGCGATCAATTTACAACTTTGAGTAATAAATTTGATACAGAAGCTCAGGTCAATAAATTAGAAAACCAGTACGTAAATTACAGTGTTCGAAATGGCATGTACTATATCAAAGCAGCTCAAAATGGATACATCAACAGAGCTTTGATGGCGGGTATAGGCGAAACCATAAAAGAAGGAACTCCAATTGTGACTATAATGCCATCTGAATATGATATTGCTGTTGAAACTTTTATAAACCCTATCGATTTGCCTTTAATGTCAAAAGGAGAAAAAGTACGCATCTGGTTTGATGGTTGGCCAACTATTGTATTTTCTGGATGGCCCGACATTTCTTATGGAACATTTGGAGGAAAAGTAGTAGCTATAGAAAATTTTATTAGCGAAAATGGTAAGTACAGAATACTTATTGCTCCAGATCCATCTGAGGCAAAATGGCCAAAACAACTTAGCATTGGCTCTGGTGCACAAACACTTGCTTTATTAGACACTGTCCCAATTTGGTTTGAGATATGGAGAACTCTCAACGGATTCCCTCCTAATTATTATAAAAGCGAGACAAAAAACACTAAAGAAAAAAAATAA
- a CDS encoding DEAD/DEAH box helicase has protein sequence MELPKSFQFCFDVSFEKNLNAYIPTAYIVEETNEISYLNKKASTDVLKSFGIAFENLDSNTKRILTACESLKSEFIFKKFSAKIKSAKTIADLQKDSKIDFAIRQHLQLNLDSFYTLIVKEQFPLSINMGAEKDFYRSRVSINPLDFEPQIQFDKHSEGITYTLSLKENETTFSPMNSSIDMLLDEPGWLIIDKKLGQLKELNSKKLSPFLKKKSIEIPSRLVDDYFKNFIPEIAKKTDIEATGFEIELRDKIISCTIQPVYDFFKNCYYLNLHFDYNGYSFDASKTKKTHTFVDFSLANEPKIIQFKRSADEDLYTEKLLEIGFVKIKNELFGWNSDTETPDPYANIQLVINRKEELENLGFTIQNLQLEGKEIITENHTVLFSKGETKEDWFDIKIIISIGAYTINFSEIIPNIKNKERLFLLPDGNYFLIPLEWLSKYSSLAKLTKTENGNLLLRKSNFAALDAIPEIKNDVNPIQEAEYVSSDLLKASLRPYQIDGVKWLLSHFNSNLGACLADDMGLGKTLQTLAVLVAVQEQLGFTTKTTNFDLFQNETIIERAPLKTLIVLPSSLVFNWYNESQKFTPHFSKMQYVGNDRKLLVNRLESTDLIFTSYNIIHRDISILEKYNFRYLILDESQYIKNKNSKIFKAINKINTAHKIALSGTPIENSLDDLWSQMQFINPDILGTYNFFAENFKIPIEKKQDEISLSELKNLIQPYILRRTKEQVLKDLPELTEQIYYCEMDPEQEKLYEKEKSKARNFLLKTDGSSPDKISIINTLMKLRQLSNHPKMVDQESEIDSGKYIAVTNYLENLVKGKQKTIIFSSFVTNLSFYTNWCKENKIDFCEITGETPSKKREQQVNLFQTNENPLLFFISLKAGGVGLNITKASYVLFLDPWWNPFAEKQGVGRAHRIGQLNKVNVIRFISKNTVEEKIIKLQENKKLLSDSLLEESYINDEIGVNLEYILGS, from the coding sequence TTGGAACTTCCTAAATCATTTCAATTTTGTTTTGACGTCAGTTTTGAAAAAAATCTGAATGCATATATCCCAACCGCTTATATTGTTGAAGAAACCAACGAAATCAGTTATTTAAATAAAAAAGCAAGTACAGACGTTCTTAAAAGTTTTGGAATTGCTTTCGAAAATTTAGATTCCAATACCAAAAGAATACTAACGGCTTGTGAATCTTTAAAGTCTGAATTTATTTTCAAGAAATTTAGCGCAAAAATCAAATCAGCAAAAACTATTGCTGATTTACAAAAAGACTCTAAAATTGATTTTGCAATTCGCCAGCATCTGCAACTAAATTTAGATTCCTTTTACACCTTAATTGTAAAAGAACAATTTCCGTTATCTATTAACATGGGAGCTGAAAAGGATTTTTATCGTTCGCGAGTTAGCATCAATCCTCTCGATTTTGAGCCTCAAATTCAATTTGACAAACATTCAGAAGGGATTACATATACCCTATCTCTAAAAGAAAACGAAACTACATTTTCACCTATGAATAGTAGTATTGATATGCTGCTGGACGAACCAGGCTGGTTGATTATTGATAAAAAACTAGGACAGCTAAAAGAGCTAAACTCTAAGAAGCTTTCTCCTTTTTTAAAGAAAAAATCAATCGAAATACCATCAAGATTAGTTGATGATTATTTTAAAAATTTCATTCCTGAAATAGCCAAGAAAACTGACATTGAAGCAACAGGTTTTGAAATAGAACTACGTGATAAAATTATTTCATGTACGATTCAACCCGTCTATGATTTCTTTAAAAATTGCTACTATCTCAACCTTCATTTCGATTATAATGGGTATTCATTTGATGCCAGTAAAACTAAAAAAACACATACGTTTGTTGATTTTAGCCTTGCTAATGAGCCTAAAATAATTCAGTTTAAACGAAGCGCAGACGAAGATTTATACACCGAAAAACTACTTGAAATTGGTTTCGTAAAAATTAAAAACGAATTATTTGGATGGAATTCAGATACAGAAACTCCCGATCCTTATGCTAATATTCAACTGGTTATTAATCGTAAAGAAGAGCTAGAAAACTTAGGTTTTACAATCCAAAATTTACAACTGGAAGGCAAAGAAATCATTACAGAAAACCACACTGTTTTATTTTCGAAAGGAGAAACAAAAGAAGATTGGTTTGACATCAAGATAATCATTTCTATTGGAGCCTATACAATCAACTTCAGTGAAATTATTCCAAATATAAAAAACAAAGAGAGGCTCTTTTTATTGCCTGATGGAAACTATTTTTTAATTCCTTTAGAATGGCTTAGTAAATATAGTTCGCTGGCAAAATTAACCAAAACAGAAAATGGAAATCTGCTTTTGCGTAAAAGTAATTTTGCTGCTTTAGATGCGATCCCAGAAATCAAGAACGATGTAAATCCAATTCAAGAAGCTGAATATGTATCTTCTGATTTACTAAAAGCATCTTTAAGACCTTATCAAATTGATGGTGTAAAATGGCTTTTAAGTCATTTTAACTCCAATTTAGGTGCCTGTCTGGCCGATGATATGGGACTTGGTAAAACTTTACAAACCTTAGCTGTTTTGGTTGCAGTACAAGAACAACTTGGATTTACAACAAAAACCACAAATTTTGATTTATTTCAAAATGAAACTATTATCGAAAGAGCCCCCTTAAAAACCTTGATTGTTTTACCGTCTTCGTTGGTTTTTAACTGGTACAACGAATCTCAAAAATTCACACCACATTTTTCAAAAATGCAATATGTTGGTAACGACAGGAAACTATTAGTGAATAGATTAGAATCAACAGATTTAATTTTCACTAGCTACAACATCATTCATCGCGATATTTCTATTTTAGAAAAATATAATTTTCGCTATTTAATTTTGGACGAAAGTCAATATATTAAAAATAAAAATTCTAAAATTTTTAAAGCGATTAACAAAATAAATACAGCTCACAAAATAGCGCTAAGCGGTACTCCAATCGAAAACTCTTTGGATGATTTATGGTCGCAAATGCAATTTATAAATCCAGACATTTTGGGCACTTATAATTTTTTTGCAGAGAATTTTAAAATTCCAATTGAAAAGAAACAAGACGAAATCAGTTTATCAGAATTAAAAAATCTAATTCAGCCTTATATTTTAAGAAGAACCAAAGAGCAGGTTTTAAAAGATTTGCCTGAATTAACAGAGCAGATTTATTACTGCGAAATGGATCCTGAACAAGAGAAATTATATGAAAAAGAGAAATCAAAAGCACGTAATTTTTTACTAAAAACAGATGGTTCCAGCCCAGACAAAATTAGCATTATCAATACTTTGATGAAGTTAAGACAGTTGAGCAATCATCCGAAAATGGTAGATCAGGAGTCAGAAATTGATTCTGGAAAATATATTGCGGTCACTAATTATCTAGAAAATTTAGTAAAAGGGAAACAAAAAACAATCATTTTCAGTTCGTTCGTTACCAATTTGAGCTTTTACACGAATTGGTGTAAAGAAAACAAAATAGATTTTTGTGAGATTACAGGCGAAACTCCTTCTAAGAAAAGAGAACAACAAGTAAATCTGTTTCAGACAAACGAAAATCCTTTACTATTTTTTATCTCACTCAAAGCAGGTGGTGTTGGTTTAAATATCACCAAAGCCTCTTATGTTCTATTCTTAGATCCTTGGTGGAATCCTTTTGCTGAAAAACAAGGTGTGGGAAGAGCACACCGAATTGGGCAATTAAACAAAGTAAATGTTATCCGATTTATTTCGAAAAACACAGTAGAAGAAAAAATAATTAAACTACAGGAAAACAAAAAACTATTATCTGATTCCCTATTAGAAGAAAGTTATATTAACGACGAGATTGGAGTTAATTTAGAATACATATTAGGTTCTTAA
- the map gene encoding type I methionyl aminopeptidase yields MIIVKSREEIELMRESALIVSKTLGMIASEIKEGVTTLYLDKLAEEFIRDHGAVPSFLGLYDFPNSLCMSPNSQVVHGIPNNTPLKSGDVISVDCGAYKNGYHGDHAYSFEIGEVAPEVKKLLQVTKESLYVGIREFKAGNRVEDVGNAIQKYTEAHGYGVVRELVGHGLGQKMHEDPEMPNYGKKGRGKLFVEGMVVAIEPMINLGTRNIKQHKDGWTITTADGKASAHFEHDVALIDGKPEILSTFAYIYKALGIESNEEDEFRKVPLIL; encoded by the coding sequence ATGATTATTGTAAAATCACGTGAAGAAATAGAATTAATGCGCGAAAGTGCCTTAATCGTATCAAAAACATTAGGAATGATTGCTTCTGAGATAAAAGAAGGAGTTACCACATTATATCTTGATAAACTAGCCGAAGAATTCATTCGTGATCACGGTGCAGTACCTAGTTTTTTAGGTTTATACGACTTTCCAAACTCGTTATGTATGAGTCCAAACTCACAAGTTGTTCATGGTATTCCAAATAACACTCCTTTAAAAAGTGGTGATGTTATCTCGGTAGACTGTGGTGCATACAAAAACGGTTATCACGGAGATCATGCTTATAGTTTTGAAATAGGAGAAGTTGCTCCAGAAGTTAAAAAACTACTACAAGTTACTAAAGAGTCTTTATATGTGGGAATCCGTGAATTTAAAGCTGGGAACCGCGTAGAAGATGTTGGAAACGCAATACAAAAATACACTGAAGCACATGGATACGGAGTTGTTCGTGAATTAGTTGGTCATGGACTTGGGCAAAAAATGCACGAAGATCCAGAAATGCCTAATTATGGAAAAAAAGGCAGAGGTAAACTTTTTGTTGAAGGGATGGTTGTTGCTATTGAACCAATGATCAACCTTGGTACAAGAAATATAAAGCAACATAAAGATGGCTGGACAATTACAACCGCAGACGGAAAAGCAAGTGCCCATTTTGAGCATGATGTAGCTTTAATCGATGGTAAACCAGAAATCTTATCCACATTTGCTTACATCTATAAAGCATTAGGAATCGAGAGTAATGAAGAAGATGAGTTTAGAAAAGTGCCCTTGATATTGTAA
- a CDS encoding DUF445 domain-containing protein, whose amino-acid sequence MKNSNNQEGKSKAAGLIKMKRFALGVLGVAVILFLIAIYFKIGWLKAFSEAAMVGGIADWFAIVALFRHPLGLPIPHTALIPNNKDAIGQNLGTFVSDEFLIKDKLEAKIEQFNFAEKAAHWLSEKNNANTIASLIIEDVIPGILKTIVDEDVQKFIQVKFETKLREINFGEWIAVGLESLSKSEKQEQLITNVLKILTEELQNNRDVIREKVNKSTPWYTLGVADKKIADGIFNGLYEFIDEAKHSDSSIRRKINAYVLDFISELNSSPELQQKVNDLVIDFAHKSEVKEYVNAIWSQIKDAITTDLEKKNDSKIKNRIISMVQNFGISIKNDPVMLSKINDFIKIDLLGILLKNKQMIGDLIASSVKSWDKEEISNKLELEIGKDLQFIRINGTVVGGFVGLLIYFVEHIIT is encoded by the coding sequence ATGAAAAATAGTAATAACCAAGAGGGTAAAAGCAAGGCAGCTGGTTTGATCAAAATGAAAAGATTTGCTTTGGGAGTATTGGGAGTAGCTGTTATTCTTTTTCTAATTGCAATTTATTTTAAAATAGGCTGGCTTAAAGCTTTTAGTGAAGCAGCTATGGTTGGTGGAATTGCTGATTGGTTTGCAATAGTGGCGTTATTCAGGCATCCTTTGGGATTGCCAATTCCGCATACCGCTTTGATACCTAATAATAAAGATGCTATTGGGCAGAATCTTGGCACTTTTGTTTCTGACGAGTTCTTGATTAAAGATAAATTAGAAGCAAAAATTGAACAGTTTAATTTTGCGGAAAAAGCAGCTCATTGGCTTTCTGAAAAAAATAATGCCAATACGATTGCGTCCTTAATTATTGAAGATGTAATCCCAGGGATTTTAAAAACAATTGTTGATGAAGATGTTCAGAAATTTATTCAGGTCAAATTTGAAACCAAATTGCGAGAAATAAATTTTGGAGAATGGATTGCAGTTGGATTGGAGTCTTTGAGTAAAAGCGAAAAACAGGAGCAATTAATCACCAATGTTCTCAAAATACTTACAGAAGAATTGCAGAATAATAGGGATGTAATTCGTGAAAAAGTAAATAAATCAACTCCTTGGTACACATTAGGGGTAGCAGACAAAAAAATTGCAGATGGTATTTTTAATGGACTTTATGAGTTCATTGACGAAGCAAAACATTCTGATAGTTCTATTCGAAGAAAAATAAATGCATACGTTCTTGATTTTATTTCTGAATTAAATAGCTCGCCTGAGTTGCAGCAAAAAGTAAATGATTTAGTTATCGATTTTGCTCATAAAAGCGAAGTAAAAGAGTACGTCAATGCAATATGGAGTCAGATAAAGGATGCAATTACTACCGATTTAGAAAAAAAGAACGATTCTAAAATAAAAAATAGAATCATTAGTATGGTTCAGAATTTTGGAATCAGCATAAAGAATGATCCAGTTATGTTAAGTAAAATAAATGATTTTATAAAAATTGATTTGCTTGGTATTCTTTTGAAAAATAAGCAGATGATAGGGGACTTAATAGCTTCGTCAGTAAAGAGCTGGGACAAGGAAGAGATTTCTAATAAACTAGAATTAGAAATAGGTAAAGACCTTCAATTTATTCGCATTAACGGAACTGTAGTAGGAGGGTTTGTTGGACTATTGATTTATTTTGTAGAGCACATTATTACCTAG
- a CDS encoding GxxExxY protein — MDDLYLKEESYKIIGLCMEVHKILGKGHSEIVYGDALEYEFKKNNISYNRESKFNISYKDVILPSYYFADFVVFDEIILELKAIQSLSNSEIKQTLNYLAASKNKLGLLVNFGEDSLKYRRIIL, encoded by the coding sequence ATGGATGATCTTTATTTAAAAGAAGAATCATATAAAATTATAGGTCTTTGCATGGAAGTTCATAAGATTCTTGGAAAAGGACATAGTGAAATTGTTTATGGTGATGCTTTGGAATATGAATTTAAGAAAAATAACATTTCTTACAATAGAGAATCAAAATTCAACATATCATATAAAGATGTTATTTTACCAAGTTATTACTTTGCTGATTTTGTAGTTTTTGACGAAATAATTTTAGAGTTAAAAGCAATACAAAGTCTTTCTAATAGTGAAATAAAACAAACATTAAATTACTTAGCTGCTTCAAAAAATAAATTAGGCTTATTAGTTAATTTTGGAGAAGATAGCCTTAAATATCGTAGAATAATACTTTAA